From one Lolium rigidum isolate FL_2022 chromosome 4, APGP_CSIRO_Lrig_0.1, whole genome shotgun sequence genomic stretch:
- the LOC124706828 gene encoding dual specificity protein kinase shkB-like, producing the protein MDDDEYSWVRRTRFTHSVVRSSSISGRLSFDEQFYRRRATDPKQQQQAGFDYSELRAPARSLQQPRAKAAVPASPTRPSIPRAKPAAAASSLAAASSVGQLKQQHAAISDGLLKEAPAMKQGGEVGHKGTILGVEPLHIPPRHVVQSPKSHGSPDTIEFSFHSEEQSLRLQRVCSSPSPFSANDATLSGNPDARSVSLRVAGDGSTKPKKRSKSPIPTRVISDVFREAKAASKRFSSPQRPRKSSSARFLDDSPPFAFSSTRVAGKLVTKRASSWPRNSDARVAKVAALEILEKWTVDRSQLLIGHKFAAGAYSRLFHGIYKEEPVAVKFIRLPDDDEDEELTARLKKQFTVEVTILARLNHRNVIKLVGACSCPPVFCVITEFLSGGSLRSFLRKQECKQLPLEKIISIALDIAYGLEYVHSQGVIHRDVKPENILFDGDCCAKVVDFGVAFEDVYCNTLEDDPGTYRWMAPEMCKRKPYCRKVDVYSFGLVLWELVSGSMPYEEMTPLQAAFAVVNKNLRPVVPSNCPTPVQQLMEQCWSVQPDKRPEFSQIVKTLENLKKVLDRDGTLDKILQEAQDQNKNRLANWIQKLSYSQPDFSGTPPPKLL; encoded by the exons ATGGACGACGACGAGTACTCGTGGGTGCGCCGCACCAGGTTCACGCACTCCGTCGTCAGGTCCAGCTCCATCTCCGGCAGGCTCTCCTTCGACGAGCAGTtctaccgccgccgcgccaccgacccaaagcagcagcagcaggcaggGTTCGACTACTCGGAGCTCAGGGCTCCCGCGCGGAGCCTGCAGCAGCCCAGGGCCAAAGCCGCCGTCCCGGCCTCGCCGACCAGGCCGTCCATCCCGAGGGCGAAGCCGGCAGCAGCAGCTTCTTCGCTCGCCGCTGCGTCTTCAGTTGGTCAGCTCAAGCAGCAGCATGCTGCTATTAGCGATGGTCTGCTGAAAGAAGCGCCAGCGATGAAGCAAGGTGGGGAGGTGGGACACAAGGGAACCATCCTAGGCGTCGAGCCCCTGCACATCCCTCCGCGGCATGTTGTTCAGAGTCCCAAGAGCCATGGGAGCCCGGACACGATCGAGTTCTCCTTCCACTCCGAGGAGCAGAGCCTGAGGCTGCAGAGGGTGTGCTCTAGCCCATCTCCTTTCTCTGCGAACGACGCGACGCTATCCGGCAATCCGGATGCACGCAGTGTGTCTCTCAGGGTCGCCGGAGACGGATCGACGAAGCCCAAGAAGAGGTCCAAGTCGCCTATCCCGACGCGCGTCATCTCCGACGTCTTCAGGGAGGCCAAAGCCGCCAGCAAGAGGTTCTCCTCCCCGCAGCGGCCCAGGAAGTCTAGCTCCGCGCGGTTCCTCGATGATAGCCCGCCTTTCGCCTTCTCCTCCACGAGGGTGGCAGGCAAGCTGGTCACCAAGAGGGCCTCCTCCTGGCCGAGGAACTCCGATGCCAGGGTGGCTAAGGTTGCTGCGTTAGAGATACTTGAGAAGTGGACGGTCGACCGCTCGCAGCTGCTCATCGGCCATAAGTTTGCGGCAGGGGCTTATAGCCGTTTGTTCCACGGAATCTACAAGGAGGAGCCTGTTGCGGTCAAGTTTATCAGGCTgcctgatgatgatgaagatgaggaattgaccgctcgcctcaagaagcaGTTCACTGTCGAAGTCACCATTCTGGCTCGGCTCAATCACCGTAATGTCATTAAG CTGGTTGGAGCATGTAGCTGTCCGCCTGTCTTTTGTGTCATCACCGAGTTCCTGTCTGGAGGCTCTTTGAGGTCTTTTTTGCGCAAGCAGGAGTGCAAACAACTTCCGCTGGAGAAGATTATCTCCATTGCCTTGGACATTGCATATGGCTTGGAATATGTTCATTCGCAAGGAGTAATCCACCGTGATGTGAAACCTGAGAACATTCTATTTGATGGAGACTGTTGCGCAAAGGTTGTTGATTTTGGAGTAGCTTTTGAAGACGTATACTGCAATACATTGGAAGATGACCCAGGTACATATAGATGGATGGCGCCGGAAATGTGTAAGCGGAAGCCGTATTGTCGGAAAGTTGATGTTTATAGTTTTGGCCTTGTCTTGTGGGAATTGGTTAGTGGTTCAATGCCTTATGAAGAGATGACCCCGCTCCAAGCAGCTTTCGCGGTTGTTAATAAG AACTTGAGACCAGTTGTTCCTTCGAACTGCCCGACACCAGTACAACAATTGATGGAGCAATGCTGGTCCGTTCAACCAGACAAGAGGCCTGAGTTTAGCCAAATAGTTAAAACGCTTGAAAATCTCAAGAAGGTTCTTGATAGAGATGGAACACTTGACAAGATCCTCCAGGAAGCTCAGGACCAAAACAAGAACAGGCTTGCGAACTGGATCCAAAAGCTCTCATatagccagccagatttctcaggGACTCCACCGCCAAAGCTACTGTAA